The DNA segment TGGAGCACAGGGAATCGAAGGAGGAACTGATTGGAAAGGGAAGAAGGCTCCTAGCGGTCCTTTAGGCTCCGCGGCTTAAGGAGGTGTGGGATGAAGGATAGACCCGAAAGAAAGAAGGATGGCGTGGCCGTGGATGCCTTGAGGATGTGGATCAGGCAGATTGCTAAAAGCAAGATCCTTTCCCATGAGGAGGAGGTAGAGCTGGCCAAGAGGATGGAGCAGGGTGATCAGGAGGCAAGGGAGAAACTGATAAACTCCAATCTGAGGCTCGTCGTCAGCGTTGCCCTCAAGTATAAAGACTACGGCGTGCCGCTGGCAGATCTGATACAGGAGGGAAACATCGGCCTTATAAAGGCGGTGGAGAAGTTCGATTATAGGAAAGGATACAAGTTCAGCACATATGCCATCTGGTGGATACGACAGGCAATTCTCAGAGCGCTGGACAATCACGCCCGGCTGGTGAGAGTCCCCTCCTATGTGATAGCCAAGGTCTCCAAAGTGGACGAGACCATCGCCAAGCTGGGACAGAAATACGGCAGGGAGCCTTCCGTTAAGGAGATCGCCGATGAGATTGGAATGAGGGAGGCAGAGGTCAGAGATCTCCTCTCCATCCCCTCCGAGCCGATCTCCATAGATACCCCTATGTTCGGCGATGAGATGTCGACGATAGGGGATTTCATAGAGGATAAAGGGCCTTCACCCGAACAACAGGCGCTCGGAAGCATCATCAGACAGGAGAGAATCGATGAGCTTCTGAGTGTGCTAACACCCAAGGAAAAGGAGATCATAAAGCTCCGCTTCGGACTTGCCGAAGAGGAAGAAGGTGAGGGCAAAACGTTGAGAGAGATAGGGGAGAGGTTTAACGTCACGCGCGAGAGGATAAGACAGATAGAGGCCGAAGCCCTCCAAAAGCTGAAAAAATGGTCGGAAACGGGCGGATTCCAGTGGCTTAAGGACGAGGTTTAACTCATGAGCCTGAAAATCAGATTCTACGGGGTCAGAGGCAGCCATCCGGTCCCCGGTCCGAGCACACTGAGGTTCGGGGGAAATACATCCTGCGTCGAAGTGCGAGCTGATAGGAGAATCATCATTCTCGACGCCGGAACGGGGATAATCCCGCTGGGCAAAAAAATCATCCGTGAAAATAGGAATCGGAAAGAGATGCTGATCACTCTGATCTTCAGTCACACCCATCACGAT comes from the Candidatus Poribacteria bacterium genome and includes:
- a CDS encoding sigma-70 family RNA polymerase sigma factor, with protein sequence MKDRPERKKDGVAVDALRMWIRQIAKSKILSHEEEVELAKRMEQGDQEAREKLINSNLRLVVSVALKYKDYGVPLADLIQEGNIGLIKAVEKFDYRKGYKFSTYAIWWIRQAILRALDNHARLVRVPSYVIAKVSKVDETIAKLGQKYGREPSVKEIADEIGMREAEVRDLLSIPSEPISIDTPMFGDEMSTIGDFIEDKGPSPEQQALGSIIRQERIDELLSVLTPKEKEIIKLRFGLAEEEEGEGKTLREIGERFNVTRERIRQIEAEALQKLKKWSETGGFQWLKDEV